The Methylophilus sp. TWE2 region GAGATTCAGCAAAAATTTCTTCAATTAGGTCAAAGTAAGCTGGTTTGCCAAATGCACCTCCCCTTGCCTTAGTGTGCAGTGGAGGCGGGCGTGATCGATAGTAGAGCATGAAACGAGCATTTTTGATTTTATATGATAGCCGGACAGATCCCCCTACCATGCATTAGACGCTGGTAGGGTTAATCGAGTTGGATGGAGTAGCTTGGGCGTTAGCTCATCAACAATTTCGTGAGTTACATGTAAAACAAGACTCCTACTCTGCCGGTTATTCTTCCATGGAGCTTAACAGAAGTAGTGATTTCCAGGAGAGAATAGAAAATTATCTCGAGCGGTCGTCATACCATGTATTCGATGGTGTTAGGGCTAAACGTGCTGGGTGGATGGCTTGGGAGACTGCTCATCAAAAATGGCTTCAGGAGAAAATCAGAATTAAAAATAATGTTATGAATTTACTGCTTAAGTTTTTGATATTTAAGGTGAATATTGGCCTACCTTCGTGACATAACTATATGCCAAATAAAAATCGATTTCTGCTAACATTAAGACCGAATAAATATAATAAAGTAATCAATTTGCGATGAGTAATAACCCCTTAAAATTTGCGAGTCTTTTTTCAGGATGCGGTGGTTTTGATCTTGGCTTTATTGAGCAAGGGTTTAAACCAGTTGGTGCTTATGACTCTGATTCGGATGCAGTTGAAAATTTTAAAGCTAATATTAGTAATGAGGTTTATAAAGTTGACCTCAATGATGGAGTTCCTAATAAGGAAGCCATCAAAGGTGTTGATGTACTGGTGGCAGGTCCTCCTTGCCAAGGTTTTTCGACGGCAGGAAAAAGAAGGTTAGATGATGAGCGTAATCATTTGTTGACTCTAACGGGTCATTTAGCAAAAGAAATTAAACCTAAAGTTTTAGTTGTTGAAAATGTCGCTGGTGCATTATCTGGCTTACATTCACGTTATTGGAATGAGCTAGATGAGACCATGAGGTCAGCTGGTTATAAAACCAACACAATCAAATGCCAAACCACTGATATTGGTATGGCACAAATTCGCAAACGAATATTATTCTTTGCATGGTCTACCGATCGCACTGTTGATTTTGATTTTCCAATTAAATCAGCGACAGATTTACGGTCAATTTTGGTAGGTGTTAACGAACAAAAAAACCATAATCCACGCATACTTGATTTAGAAAGTAAGGAGTGGAAAATTGCCAGAAAAATTAAACAAGGACAAAAACTCTCTAATGTACGAGGTGGTGATAACGCAATTGCCACTTGGGATATTCCAGATGTATTTGGAGTTGTCTCTGATGAAGAAAGAACTGTACTGGAGTTGTTAAGGCGTCTTAGAAGGCAAGAAAGAACGCGTGATCACGGAGATGCAGATCCTGTATCCATTGCACGTTTAGAAGCTGCTTTAGGTGAGCCCTTTCATCAGCTTATAGTTTCGTTGTTAGATAAAGGGTATCTCAGACGAGTTGATGACTGTATAGATTTAGTCGGTACATTTAATGGTAAATTTCGCCGACTTGCGTGGGACAAGCCAAGTTGTACAGTTGATACAAGATTTGGCTCACCACGATATTTTTTGCATCCTTCACAGGCGAGGGGATTTACCGTAAGAGAAGCTGCAAGGATCCAGGGCTTCAGTGATGAGTATATATTCCATGGTAATGAAAAGAGCCATTATCGCCTTATTGGAAATGCTGTCCCGCCTCCACTTGCTGCGATGGCAGCGAGGTTAGCTAAGCGTTTGCTAGGTACTTAATAATGACGCTGAATGAATTACAGCAGTTAGTACACAAATGGGATTCTCAAAACTTGACTGCATCTGCAATTGCAGATGCGGCTTACACGATTATTTACGATAAGCTTGACCATTTTGCAAATAACGAATGGCGCCAATATTTGCCAGCAGAGCATCCAAGTTTAAACGCTAGTTATATGGAGCGCTTGGCAGCTTGGATTGGCAATTTATCAGATGAGGAGGATCAAAAACTCTTTTTAAAATATGCATTGCATATTAGTTTTTTTTCACATGAAGATTTTACTGCCCTTTATCGAACTGCATTTGATCGGGAAATAACACAATGGGTGGCTGACCAAATTGGAGCGAAGTTAATACCTCATGGTAGCCAAGGATTTCGAAGTGAGGTTCACTCAGCATTAAATGAACGCACTTGGTTTTGTCCTGTTACTGATAGCATGGACATAAATGAATTTTACAAAGTAAACCATTTACGAGGAATTGGGCATCGCCCAGGTTTCGCAACTCTAAAAATGTTAGCTTTAGATTTTCCTGTCCCTGATCCTTTACTGATGAATAATTTAATTCAGTATATGGATAACCCAAGTTTAGATCCTCGAGACCCTTTGCCATCGCTAGAGCGGTTGGTCCTGTTAGAGGATATAGTCGGATCCGGTTCTCAATGTTTAGAAGTCGTTGAATGGGTATTAAATAATCTTGGAAGGCCGGTCTTATTTGTTCCTCTAATATTATGCCCCAATGGTGCAACTGTTTTGAATAGTCTAGAACAGCGATCTCAAGGACGGCTAACAGTACGCCCGGTAATTGAACTTCGTCGCGGAGATTTGCTTGGGGGAGAGCGACAAGGTGAGTCTGGATGGGCAATAACGGACCAACTTGAAAACCTTATAAGCCGGTTTACAGGTAATTTTAAATACGAAGATTACGGATATAGGAATACCGGCTGCTCATTGGCAACCTTTTCTAATACCCCTGACAATACTATTCCAATGATCCATGATAATGGGCGGTCCAACACTTGGGCACCTTTATTCCCAAGGGTTCTTCGAGATACATGAATATAACAATCAATCCATTTCAGCAGCTTTATTTCTCCGATGACACTCAGTCAGAGGATCATTTTGTCAGATTATTTAGCACGGAAGTTTTACAGACAGCCATACACCCAATATTTCAGGGTGGGAATGTAGTTCTTAGTGGTACACAAGGTTGCGGCAAAACTATGATTTTGAACCTTCTGCGACCAGAAACTCGAATTGCATATTTTAAGTGTGGACAAGAGTTTCCTGTAAATCCGCAGATGCGAGATTTCATTTCCGCTGGGGTAAATCTTACTCGTAGTCGGATCACAGATTTAGTGCAAGTTACATTACATCGTGGGGACGATGCTGATGAACGTGAGTTGCCATTATATTTTGCTGATTTTTTTAATTATTTGGTTGTAGAAGATCTAATAAAGTCAGTAGAAACTATCGGAAATAATCCTGATGTCTTTGACGGAATTGTTAACTTATCTGAACCAGATAAGTTTGTAAAAATTTTGGTTCAACAGGACTGTTGGTTTGGTTATTTCGATGATGTTGTAAATCTAGACCAACTTAAAAACAGAGTTAATGAGCGTATAAAATTATATAGGCTTTGGGTGAATGGAAATCTTGAAGATGGTCTTCCTCCAGATATTCTCCGAAGAAGTAAAACCAATATAGGTGAGCCAATTGCTAGAACCGCGGAATGTCTTAGGCAAAGTGGAGTAATACCGAAGAATGTGCCGGTACTTATTCGAGTTGATCAAATTGAAGAAATGCATCGTGCCTTTACTGAAAGACAACGAATTCTCCTTCTTTCTTTCCGTAAAATATTAAATCGCGCTTTTGCGTCAAGAGACGCTAGAGTTCATTACAGAGCTGGAACTCGACGTTATGGCTGGGATAATCAAGAGTTCTTGGGGGTATGGGGTAGCGAAGCCAAGCTTGAGAATAGACGTGATTACAATTTCATCGATATGGATGAGGAGTTATTCAAAAGGGGGGAGGTTGTAGGAAATTCCATTTTTGAAAGATTTTCAATTGATGCATTTCAAAGGCGAGTAGTTTTCTATTTTGAAGACGAGGTTAATTTAAACCCCCAATTAGCCAAATCTATATTTGGTAAACATCCGTTTGCTGAGCAAAGGATTTCTTCATTAAATTCTAAGGCAGAAAATAGCCAGATTGATCGTGCTTTGGGGTTGGATCTACTGGCTGATGGAGGAGCATGGTCAGAAGAATGGCGCACTTTTTTACGAAATATGTATTTGAGTGGCACAGATGGAATGTTAGATGCCGTACTTGCTGCCGCATGGGGTAGGCAAACTGGTGGAGGAGGCTTAAGGCGTCAACACAGAGAGTCTCCGCCACCGCAAGATACACCTTGGCGAGAGCGCAAATGGTGGCGAAAAGAGCGACTGGATCAAGCTGTATTACAACTTATGACCAGATCTCAGCAACGATTCATGTGGTGGGGATTCAAAGATATTCTAACTTTGAGTGGGGGAAATATTACGGTATTCCTACATATTTGTCACAGAGTTTGGGATGGCTTTCTGAAAAATGAATATAGTCTTCCCGAAAATAAGCGGACCGATCTTTTGAATGGTGGAGTAATTAATCAAAACATTCAATCATCAGGAATTCTTTTTGCAAGTAATGAATGGTTCAATAAACTTCAAGAGGAGCCAGGTGGAAATGCTAGAAAAAGTTTCGTGCAAGTATTAGGTGAGAGGTTAAACGATAGCATGATGCGCGATTTAAGCATGTCATATCCGGGGGGCAATGGCATTTCAATCGCTCTTTCAGAATACACAGCTGAATCTAAAGATATTGTCAGTTTAAGAAACTTTATGTGTGAGGCGGTTGCTTATGGAGCATTATTTGAGACCGAGCATGCTTCAAAGTCAAAAGCCGGTGGAAGAAGGGTTAAATTTTATTTAAATCCGATTTTATGCCCGAGGTTTCAACTTCCAGAAGCTAGAACGAAAGAGCCTTACTATCTAAAAATTAGTGAGTTATTTGAGTTGTTAAAGAAGGCGGAAGTAACATTAGAAAATCCAAATGTCAGACCTACTAAATCGATGAATAATTTATCGCTTTTTCCAGAATTTGATGGCGACAAGCTATGACCTATCGTCCTTGGGGTTCCGTAGAGTGGTCTCTTTCATTAAGCAATCCTAAACAATGGTCATTGATTGGGGCTCTCGGGACCGAAGAGCGTTCTTTAAGTGCTTGGGGATTGTTTAATCAATTTGGAATTTTAAAAGGACAAAGTTTTGCTGAGATTCTTGATGTAGACTCTGTGAAATACAGACAACTAAATAAGGACTTACTCGCACTCCGACGCGCGGAGTTTCTTGGTAGTGGTGGTAAGGTTGCAGACATTACTACTTTTGATCTAATGAGTGAGTTATTTAGAATCCGTCAATTCTCTCAAGAAGTTATACAAAAAAACTCATCTATCGTATTAGATATAACATCTCTGCCAAAACGTTTTTTTTTCCCTATTTTGGAGGCATTGGTCAAAAGCGCCAATATTCGAGATTTATTAATTACTTATACTTGCCCTGATTCTTATGCAAGTGGCGCCCTTTACGAAGATATAGAGCCCTGGAAAACATTGCCAGGTTTTGGTGGTAGGGATAATCCAGATATTTGGATTGCTGGTGTAGGTTTCTTAGCTGAAAGCTTAAAACGATATATAGTAGATAATCCAAAAGAAAAAATAAAAGTGTTAGTTCCATTTCCAGCACCCTTATCTTCTCTAAGACGTACCTGGCAATCGGTGGCTGAACTTGAGCAAGGTAATCCAGAAAATAGAATTGATAAGATTCGAGTGGATACTCTAGATATGTCAGCGGCCTTTGACCGAATCAGCTCTCTTGCAGGTAAACCTGCAAAAAATATAGCGTTCGCTCCTTTTGGACCTAAACCCACTTCTGCAGCAATGTGCCTATATGCATTACAGCAAAAATCTTCAGTCCATTATCCCCAGCCTACCGTATATCATCCCGAATATTCCAAAGGTATCAAGAAAGGGGATCCTAAGATAGCGGTTTCATCTTATTGGATTAAACACGATGGTGAGTTTCTTTACCATGTATGATTCGTGAGATATTAAGATTTAATTTCTTCTTCTCAGAGCAAATCAAACCATTGAGGTAGCTTTATCTCAGTAAGTATATTGCCGAGCAACTCCAGTCATAGACATACGGTATTTCAGCATACTCATGCTTACTCTGAAATCGCTGGCAGCTATTGTCAAATCTAGTCTTTGTTTCATGATAGAGACTAGAGCCTCTCTTGGCAATAAGAGGCATCCGCTAAGCCAATCCGCCTCATCTTCTTGATCTTTCTCATATGCTGAAAGCATCAATACCCCTTCAGATGATGCATTCATTTCCTGACTTTGATGATCCAGAATTAAATGAGATAACTCATGCATTAAATCGCTAGATTGTCTTCCGAGAGAGTGGGATGAGTTGAGAATAACGAGCTTAATGTCTTCAACAATAAGAGTCACAGCGGACCAATCGCTGGCAGTTTTCCCATCGTTATGCAGCAAGATATTAAGGTGTTCCTGAGTTAATCCAGGAACATCATGAGGGGTCCAAACTTTAATCCCTAAATTTTCGGCAAGAAGTCTCGCATCCAATGGGTCGGATGAGCTTAAACCAAGCTCCTGACGTTTATCAGTTGCAAAGCGTTCGCACCAAGATTTGAAGCCCCTCTTAAACAAGTTTTATCCTTCAATATTATTATCAGTCAGTATTGCTTTTTGAGCCAAAAGAATCATTTCGCTTAAAGCTTTTGCGCTTGCTGGAGTAATCGCGCTTTCTTTCTTGAAGTGAACTCTGACTCGAGGGGTGGGTTTGATTTCCGTAAGACCTAAATAGATAGAAGGGTCTTCACCTAACCAAGCGCAAATTTTACTGAAAGTATCGAGGTCTGGAACCTTCTTATTTTCAACTCTTGAAAGTGTTGCTGAGCTTACACCTATTTCTTTTGCAGCTTCTCTGACTCCCTTGATACTTCGCTTTCGCAGGATGTTCTCTGCTAGCAGCTCAATATTCATTTTTGGCACTCCGTCTCATAAGTAATACAAAAAGTGTTTGACATGTAATACGATGCTGTGCAAAATGCAATCGTCTTACATGTGAGACGGAAGTATGTTGCAGAAACCATCAATCGTCAAGCTCAATGATGAGCAGAAAGGTAATAGAAATGGCAAAAAACAGGCCAAAAGGTTATGGGCGTCGTATCGGCGCAGTTAGGGGCCGCTCTCAAATGCAAACTCCATCAGGGCATTGGGTGAAGCGTGATACTGAGACGGGACGTTTTATGGAAATTAAAACGTCAGACACAAAACCATTTAAAGGTATACGAAAGGAAAAGAAATGAGCAACGAAAAAGAAGTGATTGATCTGGCTGAATACGCCAAAGCCGACAAACCAGTCCCAAAAGAGAAACACTACAAGTTCCGTGTGGACAAAACTGAAATCACAGTCTCGCAAGAAACAATTACGGGCCGTGAAATCCTCACCTTGGCAGGTAAAAATCCTCAGAATTTTATTCTGCAGCAGAAAATTAAAGGTCAGGTAATTCGAATTGGGCTTGATGACATTGTCGATTTGACTGTGCCTGGCGTTGAACGATTCATGACGATTCCTAATGAGGTCACAGAGGGTGAGGCACCGACAATGCGAACACAGTTTGAATTGTTACAAGAGGATCTGGAGTATCTTGAATCTTTGGGGCTGCCATGGGAAACGGTTCAAGATGACGTTCAGACGCGCCGCTTGGTAATCCATGGATTTCCGGTACCTGTTGGCTACAACGTTGATAAGGTCGATGTTTTTGTTTATCTGCCGCCGAATTATCCAGATGTACAAATCGATATGGCTTACTTTTTGCCAAATTTGGCTCGAAAAGATCAAAAACCAATAGGTGCCTTGAGTGAAGCAGTCGCAGATGGGCAGACATGGCAACGTTGGTCTCGACATAGAAATGAGTCTAGTAAATGGCGTATCGGTGAAGACAATCTACGCACACATATGACATTAGTCAGTGACTGGCTCGAGCAGGAGCTGACGAAATGATGACTCACGACCAGGTATCGTTGGCCTTAACGGCTCAACATCACGAGCAATTAAAAAACCATCTTTACCCGGGCGATGGCAAAGAGGCGGTTGCAATTGGACTTTGTGGCCGCTCCTACCATAAAGGTTTCTCAACATTGCTTGTGCAAGAGATTTTTCCTATTCCCTATGCATCTTGCACGGTTCGAGAACAAGACAGAGTGACTTGGCGACCAGAGGTTTTAGAAGAGCTGCTTGCCAAAGCCATGAAGCTAAATCTCTCTATTGTTAAATTTCACAGTCATCCAGGTGGATTCCGTCAGTTCTCTGATACTGATGACGAATCCGATGTCATGCTGTTTGAATCAGTTTATGGATGGCTGGATACTGATTCGCCTCAGGCGAGCGTCATTATATTGCCTAATGGTGAGCTGTTTGGGCGGGCTATTACAAGCAGTGGAATTGGAAACTCGTTACGATTAATAAGAGTCGTTGGCGATGATGTTCAGTACTACTTTGATCAGGATGGTGCTGAAGATACCCCTGAGCATGCAACGCGTGTAGTGCAAACTTTTGGTGAAGGAACCTACCGAATGTTCCGAGAGTTAAGAGCTGGAGTGGTTGGCTGCTCTGGAACGGGTAGCATCATAGTGGAGCAGTTGCTCCGGAACGACATAGGCACCTTGGTCGCAATTGATCCAAAAGTGGTTGGATCTAAGAATTTAAACAGAATATTGAATAGCACCGATGCTGATGTTCAAAGTAAAAAAAGCAAAGTTTGCTTGGTTAAGGAAACAGCCGAGAAAATAGGTCTGGGAACAGAGGTTATTCCCTATAAAGCAGATTTGCAGAGTGCGGAAGTAATTCATGCGCTGTCGCAATGTGATGTCATATTTGGATGTATGGATTCCGTGGATGGCCGTCATCTACTGAATAAATTAGCCAGTTATTACTTAATCCCATTTATAGATATGGGAGTGCGAATTGACGCAGATGGTAAAGGGGGCATTGATGCAATCAATGGTGCTGTGCACTACATCAAGCCAGGTGGTTCAAGCTTACTTAGCAGGGGTGTTTATTCCATGCAGGATTTGGAGGCCGCCTCAATGAAACGACATGCACCAGAGCAATATGCTGAAAGATTAGATGAAGGTTATATCAAAGGGGTGCGTGTTGATCAGCCTGCCGTGATATCAGTCAACATGCAGATCGCTTCGACAGCATTCAATGAGTTTTTGGCAAGAGTTCATCCTTATCGCATTGAGCCAAACCGTTACTATGCTCAACGCAGAATAGTCATTAGTGATCCGGCAGCAAGCTTGGATATCGAAGAAAATAATCCCTGCCCAGTGTTTGCAAGATATCTCGCTAAGGGTGATCAAAAACCATTATTAGGAATATTAGGCCTAGCATGATGAAAAGCTATCTACGTGCAATTTGGGGGTGGCTGCTTACACTTTTTGGCCAATCCCCTTTATATCGACTTGTACTGTTGGATGAATTACCGGAAACGCCTAAGCCACAGAAAGTATATGTGATTGGCGATGCTGATACACATTGGATGGCAGCAATGATTTGTCCATGTGGCTGTGGTGATCTGATCCAATTAGCCACAGATCCAACAGGGCGACCAAGATGGGATGTAACCCAAGAAAAAGATGGTATGGCGAGTCTACACCCTTCAGTACACCGTAAAGTTAGATGCAAAAGTCATTTTTTTGTAAAACGTGGCCGAATAATTTGGTGTAACGATTAAATAACAATCAAAAAGCAATTTAAAGAAAGGTTTCAGTAAATGGCGTCATTAGCTAGAACATTAAATAATCCATATCCGTTTTTAATTGTGGCACTTACAGCTGCCTTTTTCTTTTTAATGGCTTGGTATCGAGCAGGAACGATATTAAGCATATTAGAAAGAGTCTGGAGGCTTATTGTTGGAAAAGGGGAAATAACCGATCCCAAGTTATTAAAGTTCAATAAGCAAATGAAAGATATTGAGCTATTTAATTTTGTATATGGCCTTAAAGTGCAATCCATTGAAAAAATGCATCAAGTAATTGAATGGATAGAGCAGCATAAATTAGATTATGTCGATGTTAGGCGTGCAAAAAAATGGATTGATATCAAAACGCTGGATGTTCAAAGTCCAGAAAAAAGTGATACCAGATGGACTTTTGTAGCCCTGATATTTTGTATATCTCTTATGGAATTAAGTAGTTTTGCTATGGGATCAAAGTCTGCGTTATTGCAGTTTAAAGAGTCAGGAGTTTGGTTTTTCCTAGATCAAAATGAAGCCCGTGGACTTCGAGGCAATTGGACGTTAAAAGCCACGCAATGTGATGTTTCAAAGAAGGGTGTGCGCTTAGTAGCAGAACTGACGGAGGATGAAAGCAACGTAATATGTGAGTCCTTCAAAGATAAAGGCTTAGCAGATTACCTGCAAAAAACAGTTCGGACGCAAAGGATTTTTTCTGGATACATCTTTTTAATTGCGTTGGGCTTTATTTATTGGATAGTAAAACATAGACTAGGCATTCTTGCTGCAAAAAGAATAAAAGAGACTTTGGGTAGCAATAAATTGAACTGTGTAAATGAAGCTTGAGTATCAAGGTTATGAGACTTTCTATTACGCTGTATTATTACAACTATGAAAACCGTTCAGACAGTAAAACTTAGTGAGGCAGAAATCCTTCGCATTAAACGCGAAGGGCAGGCTAAATCACGCCAATTAGTCAAAGATGGCATTCGAACCCAGGAAAGCATGTTCTTGATTCCTCCTGCAGTTGCAAAAGCATCTAAGGTTCGTTACAGAGGTTTCTCAACAATAGGGTAGTGAAGTTTCATTAATACTGCATTTTAGTAGGATTTTTTCACTTAATATTTTTGTTTCCAGAATAGGATCACGCACTTAATTTGAAATGTTGTTGATTTCATTAGGTGTGAGTTTTCACTTATTTTGAGAACCTACAATGATTTAGGTATCGGTTCTTAAAATAAAAAAGCCCCGGAAACCCGGGGCTTTTTTGTTTCGCTCATTTTAATTATGACTGGTTTTCAAAAAACAACGGGCGTGCCAGAATGCTTTTTATTCCTGACCACTACGGTTCCTGCAAGTTTGTCATGCCAGCCTTGTTTGCGTCTATCAAATGCCACCCAGAGGATGCCAAGCATAAGGGGGAGCATTGCAACAAAATAGGCAAAATACCTGCCGATAGATTGACTGGTAGTCATGGGGTGGCCAGTGCTTGCATCCACTACTTTTGCGGATATCGCCATCTTTCCCGGTGTGGCCTGTCTGGTCACCCAAAACACAATAGTGGCCACTGCCGGAAAAAGATAGGAGAGCAACACATCCATTGGTCCTGTCAGCCCTTCGTTTGACCAATATTCCTCGCCATAGAACGCTGTCAGCAGTGGCCCTATGATCATCA contains the following coding sequences:
- a CDS encoding DNA cytosine methyltransferase — encoded protein: MSNNPLKFASLFSGCGGFDLGFIEQGFKPVGAYDSDSDAVENFKANISNEVYKVDLNDGVPNKEAIKGVDVLVAGPPCQGFSTAGKRRLDDERNHLLTLTGHLAKEIKPKVLVVENVAGALSGLHSRYWNELDETMRSAGYKTNTIKCQTTDIGMAQIRKRILFFAWSTDRTVDFDFPIKSATDLRSILVGVNEQKNHNPRILDLESKEWKIARKIKQGQKLSNVRGGDNAIATWDIPDVFGVVSDEERTVLELLRRLRRQERTRDHGDADPVSIARLEAALGEPFHQLIVSLLDKGYLRRVDDCIDLVGTFNGKFRRLAWDKPSCTVDTRFGSPRYFLHPSQARGFTVREAARIQGFSDEYIFHGNEKSHYRLIGNAVPPPLAAMAARLAKRLLGT
- a CDS encoding ImmA/IrrE family metallo-endopeptidase; this translates as MFKRGFKSWCERFATDKRQELGLSSSDPLDARLLAENLGIKVWTPHDVPGLTQEHLNILLHNDGKTASDWSAVTLIVEDIKLVILNSSHSLGRQSSDLMHELSHLILDHQSQEMNASSEGVLMLSAYEKDQEDEADWLSGCLLLPREALVSIMKQRLDLTIAASDFRVSMSMLKYRMSMTGVARQYTY
- a CDS encoding helix-turn-helix transcriptional regulator, with amino-acid sequence MNIELLAENILRKRSIKGVREAAKEIGVSSATLSRVENKKVPDLDTFSKICAWLGEDPSIYLGLTEIKPTPRVRVHFKKESAITPASAKALSEMILLAQKAILTDNNIEG
- a CDS encoding multiubiquitin domain-containing protein, with amino-acid sequence MSNEKEVIDLAEYAKADKPVPKEKHYKFRVDKTEITVSQETITGREILTLAGKNPQNFILQQKIKGQVIRIGLDDIVDLTVPGVERFMTIPNEVTEGEAPTMRTQFELLQEDLEYLESLGLPWETVQDDVQTRRLVIHGFPVPVGYNVDKVDVFVYLPPNYPDVQIDMAYFLPNLARKDQKPIGALSEAVADGQTWQRWSRHRNESSKWRIGEDNLRTHMTLVSDWLEQELTK
- a CDS encoding ThiF family adenylyltransferase, which gives rise to MMTHDQVSLALTAQHHEQLKNHLYPGDGKEAVAIGLCGRSYHKGFSTLLVQEIFPIPYASCTVREQDRVTWRPEVLEELLAKAMKLNLSIVKFHSHPGGFRQFSDTDDESDVMLFESVYGWLDTDSPQASVIILPNGELFGRAITSSGIGNSLRLIRVVGDDVQYYFDQDGAEDTPEHATRVVQTFGEGTYRMFRELRAGVVGCSGTGSIIVEQLLRNDIGTLVAIDPKVVGSKNLNRILNSTDADVQSKKSKVCLVKETAEKIGLGTEVIPYKADLQSAEVIHALSQCDVIFGCMDSVDGRHLLNKLASYYLIPFIDMGVRIDADGKGGIDAINGAVHYIKPGGSSLLSRGVYSMQDLEAASMKRHAPEQYAERLDEGYIKGVRVDQPAVISVNMQIASTAFNEFLARVHPYRIEPNRYYAQRRIVISDPAASLDIEENNPCPVFARYLAKGDQKPLLGILGLA
- a CDS encoding DUF6527 family protein → MICPCGCGDLIQLATDPTGRPRWDVTQEKDGMASLHPSVHRKVRCKSHFFVKRGRIIWCND
- a CDS encoding DUF6216 family protein, translating into MASLARTLNNPYPFLIVALTAAFFFLMAWYRAGTILSILERVWRLIVGKGEITDPKLLKFNKQMKDIELFNFVYGLKVQSIEKMHQVIEWIEQHKLDYVDVRRAKKWIDIKTLDVQSPEKSDTRWTFVALIFCISLMELSSFAMGSKSALLQFKESGVWFFLDQNEARGLRGNWTLKATQCDVSKKGVRLVAELTEDESNVICESFKDKGLADYLQKTVRTQRIFSGYIFLIALGFIYWIVKHRLGILAAKRIKETLGSNKLNCVNEA
- a CDS encoding RDD family protein; this encodes MQAEELEYVGFWPRVGAAIIDTILILMIIGPLLTAFYGEEYWSNEGLTGPMDVLLSYLFPAVATIVFWVTRQATPGKMAISAKVVDASTGHPMTTSQSIGRYFAYFVAMLPLMLGILWVAFDRRKQGWHDKLAGTVVVRNKKHSGTPVVF